The following are encoded together in the Thunnus albacares chromosome 7, fThuAlb1.1, whole genome shotgun sequence genome:
- the ccdc113 gene encoding coiled-coil domain-containing protein 113, whose protein sequence is MEDEMLMEEKSKLTQEQKEVLHGRVEELKYSIAALLAENDMFERFISRLDPKDLVPQPPGEGPGPAGASQLEGGGRGRRRRSRSNMSDRLLQLTLEQKLYVAQKEVTETQQDQEKLKQRYERIQDNYKASLKEAELRLEEIQKAKKAFEHRLLKPKNESKLEMKEPNKVLQCVVDKLKVTQLEKFNLKNQALKVQEKKLQQQLQQKKETGKAEYEDIFQAYNEQRIDKNLDELQVNNLKVQRVLSSHKEMLQSVTWESTELSNDITKRKQMLAKIEEEIQHAEEERLKAEALNQHLRRQMADYQAPEIIEYMHIKDKHKKLRQSIHTWERKVGIAEMALKTHTKAWNKQRATLTPANSAEAGAQSGEHQIPVKLPYIAEHST, encoded by the exons ATGGAGGACGAGATGTTGATGGAGGAAAAAAGCAAGCTCACACAAGAACAGAAAGAAGTCCTCCACGGCCGAGTCGAAGAACTTAA GTATTCCATTGCAGCCCTCCTGGCAGAGAATGACATGTTTGAACGTTTCATCAGCCGCCTGGATCCAAAAGACCTGGTGCCCCAGCCTCCGGGAGAGGGCCCGGGGCCAGCAGGAGCCTCCCAGCTGGAGGGTGGG GGTCGTGGACGGAGGCGGAGGTCCCGGTCCAACATGTCAGATCGCCTCCTGCAGCTGACTCTGGAACAAAAGCTTTATGTGGCACAGAAAGAAGTAACAGAGACACAACAAGACCAGGAGAAACTCAAACAGAGATATGAGAGAATTCAGGACAACTACAAG GCCTCCCTAAAAGAGGCAGAATTACGTCTAGAAGAGATCCAGAAGGCCAAGAAGGCGTTTGAACACAGGCTGCTCAAACCTAAGAATGAGAGCAAATTGGAGATGAAGGAGCCCAACAAGGTGCTCCAGTGCGTTGTGGACAAGTTAAAG GTCACCCAGTTGGAGAAGTTTAATCTGAAGAACCAAGCACTGAAGGTCCAAGAAAAgaagctccagcagcagcttcagcagAAAAAGGAGACGGGAAAAGCTGAGTATGAG GACATTTTCCAGGCATACAATGAGCAGAGAATTGACAAAAACCTGGATGAACTTCAAGTTAACAATCTGAAAGTACAACGTGTCCTCAGTTCACACAAG GAGATGCTGCAGAGTGTGACATGGGAGTCTACGGAGCTGAGCAATGACATCACCAAAAGGAAGCAGATGCTGGCAAAAATTGAGGAGGAGATACAGCATGCTGAGGAG gaGCGTTTAAAGGCAGAGGCCCTCAACCAACACCTGCGCCGCCAGATGGCAGATTATCAGGCTCCTGAAATCATTGAGTACATGCACATCAAGGATAAACACAAGAAGCTGCGGCAGAGCATTCACACATGGGAGAGGAAGGTTGGGATTGCCGAG ATGGCCTTGAAGACCCACACTAAAGCCTGGAACAAACAGAGAGCCACTCTTACTCCTGCAAACAGTGCTGAGGCTGGAGCTCAGTCTGGAGAACACCAGATCCCTGTAAAGCTCCCATACATAGCAGAACACAGCACTTAG